GACGGTCGCGGCTTCGGCGCTCCCGGCGCCCCGGGCGCCCCGGGCGGTGCGGCCCCGGTCAGGGTGGGGATGCGGGTGCGGGTGCGGGTGCGGGTGCGGGGCGAACGGCGGATGCCGCACCTCATGAGGTCAGCGAAGCACGAGGGCGGACCGCCCGCATCCGGGGACGGTCTCGGGCGGGGGCGCGTGGCCGCGGCAGCCCGAGCCCGGCGGCAGCGGGCGGAGCGCCTGGTCCGGACGGAGCCCGGGTCCCGCGCACCGGCGCTGTCCGCGACCCGCCGCACGCCGCTGGGCGAGATCCCGCGGACAAACCCGGTGCAGCCGACTTGCCACCGTCTCCGCACAGGTGTGCCCTGGAAGGCGGGGGCGAGAGAGAGGAGTGCTCTCATGGCTCACGCGGCACCCACACCGGGCATGCGGCCCACGCCCGCACGCACCCGTACACCCGACGTCTTCAGCGCACGGACCCACCGGATCGCGCAGGCGACGACAGCCGTGGTCCTGGGACTCGTCTACGGCTACTGGTGCGCGGCCAACAACCGTGACGGTGGCCCGATCACCAGCTGGAACCTCCTGCTGGGCTTCGTCAGCGCGATCGTGTTCGCGGCGCTCTACCTGGGCATCCACGCCCTGGCCCCGCACCTGCGGCGCGAACTGCACGCCCTGCTGTGGTCCGTGTTCGCCGGCTGCGCCTTCGGTTTCCTGTACAGCCAGGCCGACGAAGCCGTCCTGCGCTCCGCGGGCATGGGCCTGGTGATCGCGGGCGCCGTCTTCGCGACGCTGTTCTTCCGCTACTACACGCGCGAGGACGCGGCCGGACACCGCATCCGCTGACCCGACCACCGACCGCGTCCGCGTCAGGACGTACACGGGCCCCGGCGTTGTACGCCGGGGCCCGTGCCTTCCCTCATCCCTCCACTCACCGGCCGACCGGGACCCACTCCCAGTCACCCGACGAGGTACCTGACGTTCCGCCGACGCTGAAGCTCCAGGAGCCCGAGAAGCTGAACGAGCCGGAGGCCGAGACGCGGAACGAGCTGTCGGTGAACGGGTCGTCCCAGTTCGTCCAGTCGCCGTTCTTCCACCGCGGGCACGGGTCGGCGCAGTCGGGCACCCGTACGCCGCCGGTGTCGATCAGGGCCGCGCCGGCCCAGCCCTGGGCGTCGTAGAGCCAGTACCAGTCCGGGTTGCCGTTGACGCTCTGGCCCTTCACCCTGCACTGCACACGGTCGTGGCTGCCGGGCGCGAGCGCGGCGACGACGGGCGCGTGGGTGGTGGGTTCCTGTCGCACGTTCAGCTCGGTGCGGGAGACGACGGTGCCCCGGATCGGGCTGTTTCCGTCGCCGCCGCCGGTCTGTGGGGCCGCCGACGCCGTGGTGCCCAGCGTCGCGCCGGCGAGGGTGCCACCGGCGAACAGGGCTGCGGCCAGAGTCCGCAGGGCCAAAGTGGTGCGCATGATCGACCTCCTTCTCCCCAGATCCAGGAAACACCCGTTCGGATGAACCCTCCACCGGAAGGCGTGGCCGGCACGCCACCCGGACGGCCGTCATGGGCTCGCGCTCCGGGCCCGGGGCCCGTTGCCTGGAGAGGTGTCCCCAAGCCTGCGGACCGCCCTGTCGGCCGTCCTCGTCGCGCTGTCCTGCCTGCTCGTGCCGTTCGGCGCGCTCGCGGCCTGGGCGGCGTACGGCCTGACCGACACCCGCGGTTACGTCACCACGATGGCGCCGCTCGCCTCCGACCCGGCCGTACGGGACGCCGTCGCCGACACGGTGGGTGACGGGGTGGCACGTGAGGCCGGGATGAACCCGGTCTTCCTGCGCGACGCGGTCCGTTCCTTCACCGCGACCCGCGCCTACCGCAGGGCCTGGGACGCGGGCAACGAGGCGGCCCACACGGCCGTGATGAGGGCACTGAACGACGAGAGCGCCGACCGCGACTCCTACCCGGTCACCATGGACCTCGCGTCCGTGACCTCACCGCTGAAACGCCAACTGGCCGCCGACCGCATGCCGTTCGCCGACCGCGTGCCGGTGCGCCACACCCGCGTCGCACTTCTCCCGCCAGGTGAACTGGCCGTACTCCGGAAGGGCTACCACGTGCTCGACGTAGCCGGTTTCTGGCTGCCCCTGGCGGCCGTCCTGTTCGCGGTGGCCGGTATCGCCGTGGCGGCCTGCCGCCGCCGGGCGGTGACGGCGACGGCCCTAGGCACCGCCCTGGGCGGGGCGTTGCTGGGTCTCGCCGTCGCGATCGCCCGCCGCCTGACCCTGTCCGACCTCCCCGACGCGGCCCACCGCCCGGCGGCGGGCGCGGTGTACGACGCGCTCACCGCGACCCTGCGCACGGCCTCCTGGCTGCTGCTCGCCCTGGGCCTGACGGTGGCGGCGGCCACCTGGCTCACCCGCCCCCGCTCCCCGGCGGTCCGGCTGCTGCGACGCCGGCGAGCGTGCGCAGCGCCCGTGCCAGCTCCGCCTCCGGAGCCGACGCGAGTCCGAGCCTGACCGCGTCCGGGGTGCGGTGCGGGTCGACGGCGAAGGCGGTCCCCGGGGTCACCGCGATGCCGTGCGCCGCCGCGGCGGCGGTGAAGGTGTCGGCCCGCCAGGGCGCGGGCAGTTCCCACCAGGCGAAGCAGGCGTGCGGATCGGTCCGTACGGACCCGCCGCCGAGGCGCCCGCTCACCCAGTCGTGGGGCTGGACGAGATGCTCGGTGAGGATCGCCTGCCGCCGGGCGGCGTCCGCCCGTTTCGCCTCGACGAGCCGCCGCACCACCCCGTCCCCCGTCCACCGCACGGCCGCCTCCATCGCGAACCGGGCCGCACTCCACCCGCCGGACCGCACCGCGGCCGCGACGGCCTCCACCCGCTCGTGCGGCACGACGAGGAAGCCGACGGTCAGGCCCGGCGCGACCCGTTTGGACAGACCGTCGACGACGTGGGTGAGCCCGGGGGCGTGGGCGGCGAACGCGGCGGCGTCCGGGCGGAGGAAGGACCAGATGCGGTCCTCGACGACCGGCAGCCCCGACTCCACCACGAGACGGCCGAGTTCGCGCCGCCTTCGCTCGCTCATGGTGGAGGACGTCGGATTGTGGAGCGTCGGCTGAAGGTAGAGGGCGGAGAGCGGGGCGGCACGATGGACGGCGGCGAGGACGTCCGGCCGTACTCCTTCCGCGTCGCCGGCGAGCGGTACGAGGGCCACTCCCAGCCGCCCGGCGATCTCCTTGACCAGCGGGTACGTCAGCTCCTCCACCCCGACCCGGCCGCCCGGCCGGACCAGGGAGGCGAGGGCGGCGGCGATGGCCTGCCGGGCGTTGCCGGTGAACAGGATCTGTGCGGGGTCCGGCCGCCACCGCGGCTGGGCGAGGAGCCGGGCGGCGCTCTCACGTGCTGCCGCTGTCCCGTCGGCGGCGGCCGGACGCAGGGCGTCGGTCAGCACGTCGGTCCGCAGCAGCGGTGCGAGGGAGGCCGCGAGAAGCTCCGCCTGCCCCTCTGCGGTCGGGTAGTTGAGCTCCAGGTTGACGGGTGCGGAGGTGGCCGGCTCGACGAGCGCCCTCCCCTGCCCCACGGCCGGGGCGGCCCGCACGAACGTCCCCCGGCCCACCTCGCCCACCACCAGCCCCCGCCGCACGAGTTCGCCGTACACGCGCCCGGCCGTCGAGGGCGCGATCCGGTGCCGGCGCGCGAACCACCTTTGCGGGGGCAGGCGTTGGCCGGGGCGCAGCCGTCCGGCGGTGATGTCGTCCGCGATGCGGTCGGCGATGAGCCGGAAGTCGGCCATGAGCCCTCCAGAAACCTTCCTTCGAGCTTCGACCAGGATTGCACCGAGGGCAAAGATCTTATTGCACCGAGAAACCGGCCCGCCCTACTGTCGCTCCCATGGCACCCTTCCTCGCATACGAGGACAAAGGCGCGGATACGCCCCCGGCGGTCCCCCTGGTCCTCGTCCACGGCCACCCCTTCGACCGCACCATGTGGGCCCCCCAGATCGAGGCGTTCTCCACCTCCCGCCGGGTGATCGCCCCCGACCTGCGCGGCTACGGCGCCTCCCCGGTGGTCCCCGGCATCACGCTGCTCTCCGACTTCGCCCAGGACATCGCCGCGCTCCTGGACGAACTGAAGGTGGCGGACTTCGTGCTGGCCGGGCTGTCGATGGGCGGTCAGATCGCGATGGACCTCTACCGGCAGTTCCCCGACCGCGTCCGGGGCCTGGTCCTCGCCGACACCTTCCCGGCCCCGGAGACCCCGGGCGGCCGACTGGCACGCAACGCGATGGCCGACCGGCTGCTGGCGGAGGGCATGCGGGGCTACGCCGACGAGGTCCTGGAGAAGATGGTCGCCCCGTACGCGGCCCCCGAGGTCAAGGCCCACGTCCACCGCATGATGACGGCGACGTCTCCCGAGGGCGCGGCGGCCGCCCTGCGCGGCCGGGCCGAACGCCCCGACTACCGGCCCCTGCTGACCCGCGTCACCGCCCCAGCCCTGGTCGTCGTCGGCGAGGACGACGAGTACACCCCCGTCCCGGACGCGGAAGCGATGCACGCGGCACTCCCGCACTCGGCGCTGCGGATCGTCGAGGGCGCGGCCCACCTGCCGAACCTGGAGCGTCCGGACGAGTTCAACAGGGTGTTGGCCGAATTCCTGGCGAACACGGGGACCCGGCCCCCGGGAACGGGGACGCGGCCCACATGAAAGGGGCCGGACCCGAGAACCGCTCGGCGAGCGACGCCCGCTTCCTCCGCCTCGACGGCACCGCCCGCCGCGCACCGCGCACCGCGCACCGCGCACCGGTCGTGAACATCACTCTCCACCAACCCGGACAACCCGGACCTCGGACCCGTTCGGCCGAATCCCGCCGCTCATAATGAGCGCATGTCCCGCGAGTTCCCCATCGGCCTCACCCCTCCCGACTGGCTGGTCCGGAACCTCCGCTCTGCACCGTCCGCCGTCAACCGGCCCGCCGTCGCCCGCGCCGCGCTCGCCATGTCGCTGCCGCTGCTGATCGGCCTCGCCGCAGGACAGCCCGCTTACGGCGCGCTCGCCTCCATGGGCGCCCTGTCCGGCGTCATCGGCGACACCGCCGACGCCTACCGCATGCGGATCATGAACATCGCGATCCCGCAGCTGTTCGGGGCGGTGGGCGTCACCCTGGGATCCGCCGTGTACGGACACGGGTGGCTCGCGGTCACCGTCGTCACCGGCGTGGCCCTGGTCTCCGGGATGATCTCGACGATCGGGGCCGTGGCCTCCGTCTCCGGGCTGCTGCTCCTGCTCAACTCCGTGGTGGGGGCCGGGCTGTCGATGCCGGGCGAGTGGTGGCTGGCGCCGGCCCTGATGACCGGCGGCGGACTCCTCGTCCTGCTCCTCGCCCTGCTGGCCTGGCCGCTGCGCTCCGGAGTGCCGGAACGCACGGCCGTCGCCGCCGCCTACCGCACGGTCGCCGACCTGCTGGCCGCCTGCGGCAGCCAGGTCCCCGGCGAGTACGAGGACGCCCGCCACACCGTCACCCAGTCCCTGAACCAGTCCTACGACCTCGTCCTCGCCCGCCGCACGGGACACCACGGCCGCAGTCCCGAACTGACACGACTGGTGGCCGAGCTGAACGCCATCACCCCGGTGGTGGAGGCGGCCCCCGCGGCCCATCTGAACGGCCGCCCGCTCCCGGCGGAGGTCCCCACGGCCGTGCGCCACCTCGCGCGGGCGGTGGAGACCGGCTTCACCGGACCGATAGGACTCCGGCTGCCCGAGCCCGGCTCCGAGACCGCCCGCGCCGTCGATCACGCCCTGCGGCACGCGGCCGAGGTGGTCGCCGCCCCCGACCTCGACCCCGGGGGCGTCGACGACCGGCTCGGCCGGCCGGCGGGCCTGCGGGTCCGCGCCGCCCGCGCCACCCGCGACGTCGCCCTCTCCGCCGCGTCCTGGCGCTACGGCCTGCGGCTGGCGCTGTGCATCGGCCTCGCCCAGGTGCTGGTCTCGAGCGTCCCGGTGCCGCGCTCCTACTGGGTGGCCCTGACCATCACCTTCGTGATGAAGCCCGACTTCGGCTCGGTGTTCTCCCGGGCGCTGCTGCGGGCGCTGGGCACGGTGGCCGGGCTGGTGGTCGCGGCGGCGGTGCTGTCCCAGGTGCCGCGCGGGTGGTGGGATGTCCCGGCGATGCTGCTGCTGGCCCCGCTGATCCCGGCCCTGACACCCCGCGGGTACGGCTACCAGACCGCCGCGATCACCCCGGTCATCCTGCTGCTGTCGGACATCCTGAACCACCAGGGCACGGCGCTCCTGCTGCCCCGCCTGGTGGACTCGCTGATCGGCTGCGGCATCGCGCTCGTGGCGGGCTACCTGCTCTGGCCGGAGAGCTGGCACACCAGGGTCGGCGACCGGCTGGCGGACGCCGTCGCCGACACCGCCCGCTACGTCGACTCGGCCTTCGGCCCCGACGTCGACCCCGCCGAGCGCGCCCGGATGCGCCGCCGCCTCTATCGCGACCTGTCCGTCATCCGTACGGAGTTCCAGCGCGCCCTGACCGAGCCCCCGCCCACCGGACGCCGGGCCGCGGCCTGGTGGCCGCTGGTCGTCGCGGTGGAACGCATCGTGGACGCGACGACAGCGGCCCGGGTCCGGGTGAAACACGGAGCCGAACCGCCGTCGGTGCGGGAGGTCGGTCATGTCACGCTCCAACTGCGCGAACTGGCCGACGGCCTGCGCGACACGGACATGCTGTACCCCGTCCGCACGGACCTGACGGGCCCGCCGGGCAGCGTCCTGGAGCCCCTGCGCCAGGAGGTCGCGGCGGCGAGGGTGATCACCTCGCCCCACCCGCAAGGGTGACCGCGCGGCGTTCCGACCAGCGGCAGAAGCCAGTGCGCCTTTGACATCCCTTTACATATCCTTGATGCGCCCGTGACATCAGGAGCCCGTGTGTGCGCGGGCGCTGCCGCGGGATGAGCGGAGAGTGAAGCCCCGGCTGTCACAAGGGTGTTGGGCCGGCCCGGAGGGGGCGCCGAGGCGGTATTGACACACCCGGATTCCTTACACTCACCCCTGCCCAAGATCACCGCCCGGGGCCGCTAACCTTACGTGTCCGTCCTGGCCAGGGATTGACGGCTTCAACTCACGCGAAGGGTTGCGCACATGGGCATTCTCACTCTCCTGCGGAACGCGTTCGGACGGTCACGCAAAGAGCGGGCCGCCGATGCAGAGGGTGCGGAACAGGTTCCTTCGCAGGAACAGACCGCTTCCGAGGAGCGGGACCAGCAGTCGAACGGGACCGGCTCCGCATCGGCAGCCTCGCCGACGCCGGCGCCGGAACCGACGGTCCCGTCCCCCTCCCCCGAACCGACCCCGAGGCCCACCCCGACGGCCCAGGTCCCGGAACCCCGCCCGGCCTCCGAGGACGAGCACGACCTCGTCTCCGCCGCCTTCGAC
This Streptomyces sp. NBC_00377 DNA region includes the following protein-coding sequences:
- a CDS encoding aminotransferase-like domain-containing protein; amino-acid sequence: MADFRLIADRIADDITAGRLRPGQRLPPQRWFARRHRIAPSTAGRVYGELVRRGLVVGEVGRGTFVRAAPAVGQGRALVEPATSAPVNLELNYPTAEGQAELLAASLAPLLRTDVLTDALRPAAADGTAAARESAARLLAQPRWRPDPAQILFTGNARQAIAAALASLVRPGGRVGVEELTYPLVKEIAGRLGVALVPLAGDAEGVRPDVLAAVHRAAPLSALYLQPTLHNPTSSTMSERRRRELGRLVVESGLPVVEDRIWSFLRPDAAAFAAHAPGLTHVVDGLSKRVAPGLTVGFLVVPHERVEAVAAAVRSGGWSAARFAMEAAVRWTGDGVVRRLVEAKRADAARRQAILTEHLVQPHDWVSGRLGGGSVRTDPHACFAWWELPAPWRADTFTAAAAAHGIAVTPGTAFAVDPHRTPDAVRLGLASAPEAELARALRTLAGVAAAGPPGSGGG
- a CDS encoding FUSC family protein, whose product is MSREFPIGLTPPDWLVRNLRSAPSAVNRPAVARAALAMSLPLLIGLAAGQPAYGALASMGALSGVIGDTADAYRMRIMNIAIPQLFGAVGVTLGSAVYGHGWLAVTVVTGVALVSGMISTIGAVASVSGLLLLLNSVVGAGLSMPGEWWLAPALMTGGGLLVLLLALLAWPLRSGVPERTAVAAAYRTVADLLAACGSQVPGEYEDARHTVTQSLNQSYDLVLARRTGHHGRSPELTRLVAELNAITPVVEAAPAAHLNGRPLPAEVPTAVRHLARAVETGFTGPIGLRLPEPGSETARAVDHALRHAAEVVAAPDLDPGGVDDRLGRPAGLRVRAARATRDVALSAASWRYGLRLALCIGLAQVLVSSVPVPRSYWVALTITFVMKPDFGSVFSRALLRALGTVAGLVVAAAVLSQVPRGWWDVPAMLLLAPLIPALTPRGYGYQTAAITPVILLLSDILNHQGTALLLPRLVDSLIGCGIALVAGYLLWPESWHTRVGDRLADAVADTARYVDSAFGPDVDPAERARMRRRLYRDLSVIRTEFQRALTEPPPTGRRAAAWWPLVVAVERIVDATTAARVRVKHGAEPPSVREVGHVTLQLRELADGLRDTDMLYPVRTDLTGPPGSVLEPLRQEVAAARVITSPHPQG
- a CDS encoding SH3 domain-containing protein, producing MRTTLALRTLAAALFAGGTLAGATLGTTASAAPQTGGGDGNSPIRGTVVSRTELNVRQEPTTHAPVVAALAPGSHDRVQCRVKGQSVNGNPDWYWLYDAQGWAGAALIDTGGVRVPDCADPCPRWKNGDWTNWDDPFTDSSFRVSASGSFSFSGSWSFSVGGTSGTSSGDWEWVPVGR
- a CDS encoding alpha/beta fold hydrolase, whose translation is MAPFLAYEDKGADTPPAVPLVLVHGHPFDRTMWAPQIEAFSTSRRVIAPDLRGYGASPVVPGITLLSDFAQDIAALLDELKVADFVLAGLSMGGQIAMDLYRQFPDRVRGLVLADTFPAPETPGGRLARNAMADRLLAEGMRGYADEVLEKMVAPYAAPEVKAHVHRMMTATSPEGAAAALRGRAERPDYRPLLTRVTAPALVVVGEDDEYTPVPDAEAMHAALPHSALRIVEGAAHLPNLERPDEFNRVLAEFLANTGTRPPGTGTRPT